A DNA window from Legionella sp. MW5194 contains the following coding sequences:
- a CDS encoding cell division protein ZapA: protein MSTSKTCSIRLLSKTYDIKCPEHETDNLQLAAQKLQDQLLANKRKFKQLDDFNNLLLAALHITHELINYQRLQEQQRHQVTQFISSLENKINQVVNGSPELQPD from the coding sequence ATGAGTACATCCAAAACGTGTTCAATTAGGTTATTAAGTAAAACCTATGACATCAAATGCCCTGAGCATGAAACTGACAACCTGCAATTAGCCGCCCAAAAGCTGCAGGATCAATTGCTGGCCAACAAACGAAAATTCAAGCAACTGGATGACTTTAACAATTTGTTGTTGGCTGCTCTGCACATCACGCATGAGTTGATTAACTATCAGCGTTTACAGGAACAGCAACGTCATCAGGTCACGCAATTCATCAGTTCCCTTGAAAATAAAATCAACCAGGTGGTAAATGGCAGTCCCGAGCTGCAGCCGGACTGA
- a CDS encoding UPF0149 family protein produces MPVENHLTTLPDYQAFTETIAVLALPISSSELHGMMCGYLCAGAAQQGEAYLRALAVNSRKDEATRVAAMAMFSVYALSEQQINTLDFDFQLLLPDDHEPLLYRAQAFSEWCEGFTQGMTLAGVGFEQFTEEDSQDTLQHITEFAELDYQSLDVDEEDEKALMEVSEYTRMAVLRLYSDLQEGNDKDNPDAAH; encoded by the coding sequence ATGCCGGTTGAAAACCATCTGACGACGCTGCCTGATTACCAGGCTTTTACTGAAACCATTGCGGTGTTGGCTTTGCCAATTTCCAGCAGCGAATTGCACGGCATGATGTGCGGTTACCTGTGCGCCGGCGCCGCACAGCAGGGAGAGGCTTACCTGCGCGCGTTAGCGGTGAACAGCCGCAAGGATGAGGCGACGCGTGTGGCGGCGATGGCCATGTTCAGCGTCTATGCTTTAAGTGAACAGCAGATCAACACGCTGGATTTTGATTTTCAACTGCTGCTGCCAGACGATCATGAACCGCTGCTTTATCGCGCCCAGGCGTTCAGTGAATGGTGTGAGGGATTTACCCAGGGCATGACTCTGGCGGGAGTAGGTTTTGAACAATTTACCGAGGAAGACTCCCAGGATACCCTGCAACACATCACGGAATTTGCCGAGCTCGATTACCAGTCCCTGGATGTGGACGAAGAGGACGAAAAAGCCTTAATGGAAGTCAGTGAATACACACGCATGGCCGTGCTCCGCTTGTACAGCGATTTACAGGAAGGTAATGATAAGGATAATCCTGATGCGGCTCATTAG